The Stigmatella ashevillena genomic sequence GTCTTGCCCAAGTACCGCAGGATCCAATCCTTCCCCCCTGTGTGATGGAAGGTGATGCTGACCTTCGATTGGCGTCCCTGCTGGCGTACCTCACGGAAGAGCATTTCCAGGGAGGCTCGATCCCCAGGCCCCTCCACATAGACGAGTACCTTCACGAACGAACCTCGAGTTCATCGTTGATGTGGAGCCGCGCCAACTCTCCGCTCCCCAACTCCTCGATCTCTCGCCGGAGAGCCTCATTGGAGGCAGGGCGGGCAAAGACCGCACGCCCCTCCACCTTCTTCATCACGGCGATCTCCTCCAAGCTGAACTGGCTGAGAAAATAGGGGGAGTGGGTGGCGATGATGAGCTGAGACTCCTCCGACGCCTGACGCATCAGCCCCGCGAGCACCGGCAACACCCGAGGGTGGAGTCCCAACTCCGGCTCGTCCATGCAGATCAACGGCGGCTTCCGAGGCGATAGGCACAATGCGGCCCAGCAGAGGAACTTGAGCGTTCCGTCCGACAGATCCGCCAGTGTCAATTCACCTCGGACCCCTTCCTCCCTCCAAACCCCCATCGTCGTGCCGGGTCCTCCCTTGAACTTGACGCCCAGGGACTGGAACGTGGGGATCGCTGACCGCAGGTGCGTCTCCAGTTCCTCCCAACGGTCCCGGTGTTCTGACTGGAGGAACGCCAACACCGCGCTCAGGTTGGAGCCATTGTCCTTCAGCACAGGCTCTGGCTCGGTGGGAACAGGGCGGCGGATGCTGGACGTCGTGCCGACATCGAAGCCCGCGTAGAACCCCCAGCTCGCGACATACTCTCGGAACTTGTTGAGGGTCAGCCAGTTGGGGTCCAGGGTTCGCCGGAGTGCCAACTCGTTTCTGGGCAATGACCATTGCTCAGGAGAGAGCTTCCCTGGACTGCGGACGTTTCCCTTTCCGCCCTTGAACTCCAAAAACGTGAAGGACTCTTGCTGTTCTCCCTCGGGAGTGGCTCTGAGCGAACTGAGCCGCTCCGACGCAATGGAGGACGTTCCCACCGGGCCACGAAAGTCTACTTGATAGTGAAGCCTCCGGCCGCCCCCTCGCTCCACGAGAAAGCCCAGTGCGATGCGCTCAGGTGCGCCCATATGAAAGAGCGTCCTGCCCGCACTCCGGGGGTCCACTTCAGGAGGCAGAGGATTGACGGTCGCGAATGAAACAAAGGACAGCAGATCAAACAGCGAGGATTTGCCCGAAGCATTGGCCCCGATGATGACTGTCAGGGGCTCGAGTTGTGCCCCGAAACCTTCGAGCGCCCGGTATCCATCCACCTTGAGTTCTGCCAGCCGCAATACCTCCCCAGGAACGTCCTGCTCATACCGCAGCGCATCGATGGTGAAAGGCTGTGCTTGAAGAACCCTGGGATTGAACGTGACACTTTCGATGACACCACTTTTTGGTGAGAAGGTCGCGCCAGTATAAATTCCAAGATCCCGGATGAAGAGCTGAAGCACCCGCCCAATCTCCTCCGCTGACATCGGAGCGAGCAGGCTCAATTCGGTAGGGGACCATGGCTTCCCCGGCTGACGCCTGTAAGCCATCTTAAGCGCGGGAAGAAGGCGATCAAACGCCTCGAACTCGGGCGCAGCCTCCATGACAGCGTACTCCAGCAAACCGTTCACTGAAGGCCAGTAATGGCCCCTATCGGTGGTCAGCTTTCTTTCATCGATAAGGCGGTCGAGAACCTCCACCACGTCTTCGTGGCTGGTGCGAAACGCATCGACGTCAGGAGCGACATGGTGCTTTCTCAGAAAATCCAGCACCTCCAAGACGATCCGCTGCTCGATACTCCGCTCGCCATCGCTGGATGATTGGGTCGCCATCGCGCATATCTCCCGTGCTGGCTCCCATAGCACCCCTGGAGGGGGATGGCCGCATCCAGTGCGGACGCGTGCCCCCGCCGACTCCATGGTGGCTGAGTGACACACCGTCCTCGCGGCGCTGCCTGTTCGTCACCGCCGCAAACCGCCAGGGCGGTATAGAGAGGGGCCATGTTGCTCCCCGCCCTCCTCGCCACCGCCCTGCTCGCCCAGGCCCCTGCCGCTCCTGCCCACCGTGCCGCCGCAACGCTGGAACTGGGAACCGTGCTCGATGCGGCAGAGCGCGAGGACATCGCCTATCTCGCCCTCGAGCGCGGGGGCATCGCCGTGGTGGATCTCAAGGCCACACCTCCCCGGCTCCTGCGCCGCATCGAGGAAGGACGGCGCTTCGTGCGACTCGTCCTCGCCGGGGAGTCGCTGCTCGCCGTCGAACTGCGCGAAGAGGCCCACGCCTTCTCCCTCTCGTCCCCAGAAGCCCCCCAGCCCAGCTCCCTGGCCTTGGCGCTCGGGGCCACCCGCGAGCTGCCCCTGGCCCAAGCCCCCGCCTCCCCCCAAGGCCCGGGAGAGGCCCCCCCGCAGGGCCCTTCACCGGCCCCCGCGCGGACGGCACGGCTCACCCTCACCGCGGTTCGCGGGGGCGAGGTGGTGCTCTCAGGGGGACGCAACGCGGGCCTCCGGGAAGGCGCTCGCGTGCGGCGTGTGCCCGCTTCGCAAGAGTCCTCCGCGCGCGAGGTGGTTCTCGAAGTCACCGAGGCCCGGGAAACCGAGGCCGTGGCGCGGCTCGGCCGGGGCGAGAGCGCCCACGTGGGAGACCTCGTCGAGCCCACCGACGCGCCCCCCAGCGCCCGCCTCTTCTTCCCTCAGTCGCAAGTGCCTCCGCTGCGCTACGGCTTCCACGCCCGGCCCTTCCTCGCCCTGGATGCGCAGACCGCGCAGGGGCGCTCGGCGCGCGCGGCCGGCGTGCTCGTGGATCTCTTCGCCGCGTGGAAAATCCCGGACTGGCCCGTGGTGCTGAGCGCGCGGCTGGAGCCCTTCGGCGTGGGCCTGGGCACCGGCGATCGCCACACCCCCGGCTCCGCCTACGCCGCCGCCACCTATGCCACGGAGTACCTCGAGGTGGGCTTGGGCGCGGGTGCGCTCTTCGGGCAATCCGAGTGCTATTCCGAGCTCGACGACCAGTACCAGCCCATCCCAGGCCGGGAGATCTGCGAGTCCCCGTCTGGCGTCACGGTGCAGCAGTTGCTCCGGCTGGGCGCGCTCGACGGCTTCCATCTCGCGTGGAGCTCGTCCATCCTCTCGCGAGACAACCAGTTTGTCTTTGGCTCGGGCCGGGGCGAACTCCAGGTGCCGCTCACCTCGCGCCTGGCCCTGTTCGGCGCGGGCGGGGGGAGCGCCAGTGGCTGGGCCTTTGGCGAACTCGGGGTGCGCAGCTTCCTCAAAGGCACCGGCGGCGCGGGCAGCACCGTGCTGTCGGTGAGCCTGGGCTTCGTCTCGCTCTCGGACGGCCGCGGGGACGCTCTCGCCGGCCCCTCCGTCGCCTTCGGCCTCGAGCGCAGACCGTAGGCGCCTGCCCGGTCACTTCAGGTTGATCGCAACCACCTTGCCCTCATGCAGATAGCCGCCACTCACCTCGGCCAACCTGACGATGTAGAGGATTCCCGAAGCCGAGACCGACAGCAGACCGGGAACTGGGTAGGACCAGACCCTGGACCGCTTCTCGATATCGATCGCGTATACCTGCTGGGCAGAGCTGACGAACACGAGGTTGTCCGCCGCCACGATGCTTCCAAATTTGAAGGAGTCATCGAGTCCTTCGCCCGGAGACCACTGCCAGAGCAAATGGCCATCCGCCACGCTCCGCGCTTCCAGCCGCATCAGGGACTGGTTGACCACGTAGAGGACTTCACCGGCCACGGAGGGAGGACCCATGAACTCGCCCTCGACCTCCCAGGCCTGTGTCTGCTTCTCCAGATCCACGCAGTCGAGAAAGGACCGTTCACTCCCGTGGCGAATGACCAGCGCCCGCCGCCGGAGCTACGGACCCTGCGACTCCCCGCGATGGAGACGGATCCACTGAAGATCCGCGCGAAGCGGTTGGAGGTCATCTACGAGTTCCGCAACGTGCATGGCGCCAAGCGGCCACCGACGTACGAAGGCTATGTCTTCGACAAGGTCCTGGCAGAGAACCAAGCGGCCCTCGCACGCAGCCGGGTGGCGCTGCACAGCATGAACCCGGACGTCATCGTGGGCATGGAGCGGGGCGGCTCGTTCCTCACTGAGGCGCTGACCCAGGGAGAGCCCATCCTCGCCGCCAAAGTGCGCAAGATGCGCGTCCACCGGGCCCCAGAGGGCCAACCCTCCAAGAAAGGAAAGTACGACGGCCCCAAGATGCAGGCGGAGTTCCAGGCGCTCATCAACGGCGGAGCAAAGGAGATCGTCGTTTATGATGCATACATGGGCGGCACGACCGCACGGTCCCTGATCAAACAGGTGTTCACTCCCCTGGCCGAAAAGAACCCGGGGGTGACCTTCCACATGTACTGGTTGCGCGAGACCTTCGGATTCAGGGGCGCCGAGGTGGTGGGCTTGGAGAAGGCGCACATCCTGAACACCGTTGAGGAAGTGAGCTTGGTGCTCGGGGACGACTTGGATGTGGTCATGAGCCCGAACGGGCAGGCCTCCATCCGGCTCTTCAACTCGGAAGGCAAGGTGACCGAAGTGGTGACCCCGAAGCCGGGGCAGACCACACGGCAGGTGCTGATCGAGCTTTTGAATCGCCCTTCGTCACCGACCCAGCCACTGGGCGGCGGCAGCGGCGTCCCTGTGGTGCCCGCGCATCCGGACATGCGCCCGGCAAAGGAAAATATGGCCATACGAACGCTGAGATATGTCACGGGCGTCGGGACACTGTCTGTCGCCGAGGCCTACGAGAAGGCGGAGACGATCGCGGCCATCCTGCGCCCGTGGTACCAGAGCGGGAAGCTGAAGGGCTACCGGTCGTGCGCCCTGGTGGACGAAGAGTCCTACGATGAGGTGATGCTCGATCCGGAGGTCGTCGAACCCAAGGTGAAGGGACGATTCCCTTTCGTGTGCGTCAGCATCACGTTCGAGGAGTCCGGGCTCCCCTCGGGAACCACGGCGCCGAGCGGCTGGGACGCGGTGGTGGCAACGCACGCTCTGGAGCCCCTCTGATCGGTTCTTGACGGGGTGCGGTCCACGCGGCAGGTTGCCCCCCATGTCAAGCGATGAAGGCTTGGGAGAGTCGAGAGCTCGCCAGCCGGTTGTCTTTGATATGGAGACCTCGGATCCGGACGATGTGCTGGCCTTGGCCCTCATCGCAGATCACCCCGCGTTTGAGCTCGTTGCCCTGACCGTGAACCCCGGCACGGATGCCCAGCTCGGCGTTGTCACGGAGGTTCTCCGCCGGGTCGGCGTGGGGCCAATTCCCATGGGCTCGCGGACACCGGGCGCGACACGAGAGGCCGTATCGCCCTTCCACTTTGCCTGGCTCGGCCATGTCCCCCCCGTGCGCGCAGAGGCTGTCTCATCGGAGGTGCTGGCGGAGGCATTCCGGCGCTTCCCTAGAGCGGTGCTCCTCACCGGGGCTCCGCTTCACAACCTCCGCCTCGCGCTCAAGGCCCACCCGGAGATGCGCATCGAGCGGTGGGTCGCCCAAGGGGGGTTCGCGGGCGACAACCTCGTGCCACCAGCGCACCAATTGCCCAAGTTCGTCGGCCGCGAACTCTGCGAGAGCCACAACTTCGGAGGTGACAGCAAGGGCACGCTCCTCGCGCTGGGCGCCCCGCAGATTGGCGTGCGACAGCTTGTCTCGAAGAACGTGACGCACGCCCTCGCCTGGGACGGCGCGTTTCACGCGTTGATGGCGCCGCATCGCACCGCGCGGGCCGGCCTCGCCGTCGCGTATGACGCGATGAGCCGATATCAAGAGGCGCACCCCGAGGGGAAGCTGCTTCACGATCCGCTGGCAGCAGCGGCAGTCATCGAGCCGGGCATCTTCACCTGGAGTGAAGTGGAGGTCATCCACGCCCGCGGCCAGTGGGGGGCGCGGGCAGCGAGCGGAACGGCCACTTTCATGACCACCTCGGTCGATACAGCCCGCGTCCTCGGCGTGCTCATCGGAGGCGCTCAACGCCCTCCCATGCGACAGCCTCCCCCCAGAACGGAGTGACCCCGCTTGGCTCAGGACTCGGAGGCGTTCCAGCCGCCCCAGTCTTCCTCTCCGTAGGCCCACTGCCGACCCCCCGAGGTCACGGTCACCAGCGGGCCGCCCTCGTCCTGGGCCTCATCGTCCCGGACCACGCGCCCCCACTCGACATCCTCCATGTACGACGTGTCGTCGTGCCGCATGCCGCACCCCTCTCGGGCGCTCCGTGTCTTCCGGGTAGACGGAGAAAACCCCCTCGCCCCCCTCACGGACGCCCTGCCGAACCGGTCCCCCGGGCCCACCCCATGCGGTGCCCGGCCCTGCGTTGACCGATTTACCAGCAGCATGGGCATGACCGCTCGCGTTGTAAACCGTTGTGGTTCCCACAAAACCCAGAAAGGGACTGTCCGGCTGGTTGCCCGCGAGCGCGGAGGACCTGTCCGGCCGACGCCGCCTGCCTGCTGCCAGCGCAGCCTGGGGCTTTACAGTGCTCCCTCTCCGAGCCAGCGAACCCGTCCTGCCCACCGCTGAACCTTGGACGAAAGGGGCGCTTGATTCAGGAATCAACCCTGTTAGCGTTGAGACGTCATGCTGCTTTGCGGCATCGGGAAGCCCCCCCTGGCCCGGGCTTCCGCGCACACTGAGAGCCCATGAGTCCCATCATCACAGGTTTGCTCCTCACCATAGCCCTCTCCGTCTTCGTCATGATCATGGCGGGCCGCGCCGGCGTCCTGCTCGCGATGAAGGGGGAGAACCGGCTGAACAACATTCCCTTCCGCGCCATGCAGCTGGTGCGCTTCGGCCTGGGCCAGAAGCGCCTGGTGGATCCGGAGGAGTTCACCCCAGGCCTGATGCACGTGTTCATCTACGCGGCGTTCATGGTGCTGACGGTGCGCACCCTGATGCTGTTCACCATGGGCTTCAGCTCCACGGCGCTCGCGCTGCTCTCGGACATGACGGATCCGCTCTGGGACGGCTACGGGTTCCTGCAGGGCATCTACAAGGTCTTCCTGCTGGTGAAGGACGTGGCGGCGACGCTGGCGGTGCTCGGCGTGGGCTACTTCTTCTTCTTCCGCTCGAAGGTGAAGCCGGACCGGGTGACGCCCTCGTGGGAGGCCTACCTCATCCTGGGCTTCATCGGCGCGCTGATGGTGACGGAGTTCTTCTTCGGCGGCAGCCACATCGTGGCGCAGAACGCTTCTTTTGCTTGGTGGGAGCCGGCCACGAGCGTGGTGGGCATGGCGATGAAGGGGCTCCCCCCGACGGTCGCGCACGTGCTGGGCGTGGCAGGGTACTGGACGCACGTCACCATCATCCTGGTGTTCCTGAACTTCCTGCCCGTGGGCAAGCACTTCCACATCATCACCGGCCTGCCCAACGTCTTCTTCCAGCGCACCACGCCCAACGGCAAGCTGGGCACGCCCAACCTCGAGAAGGAGGAGTTCGGCACCGCCACGGTGAAGGACATGACGTGGAAGCAGGGGTTGGATCTGTACTCGTGCACCGAGTGCGGCCGCTGCCAGACGCACTGCCCCACGTACATCACCGGCAAGCCGCTCACGCACAAGGCCGTCAACCAGGACCTCAAGCACTGGCTCTGGGAGAACGAGCGGTGGATTGAAGAGGGCTATGGGCCCAACGGCGTGAAGGAGCCCCTGCCGGAGATTGTGGGCAGCGCGCTGAAGCCGGAGACGGTGTGGGCGTGCACGAGCTGCGGCTGGTGCGAGACGGCCTGCCCGGTGTTCATCGAGAACATCCCGCGCCTCATCGACATGCGCCGCTACCAAGTGCAGGTGAAGGCGGAGTTCCCGCCCGAGATTCAGCGCGTCTTCGAGGGCATTGAGCGCCAGGGCAACCCGTGGGGCCTGGGCCAGGACCGGCGGGACGAGTGGGCGGAGGACCTGGCGCTGCCCACGTGGGGCGATGGGGGCGGCCCGTACGAGTACCTGTTCTTCGTGGGGTGCGCGGGCAGCTACGACGACAAGCAGAAGAAGGTGAGCCGGGCGCTGGTGAAGATCCTGCGCGAGGCGGGGGTGAGCTTCGCCACGCTGTCCAAGCAGGAAGTGTGCAACGGCGAGTCCGCGCGCCGCATGGGCAACGAGTACCTGTACCAGACGATGGCGAAGATGAACGTGGAGTCGTGGAACGGGCTGGGGGTGAAGGCGGTGATTACCCAGTGCCCGCACTGCTTCAACACCATCAAGAACGAGTACCCGGAGTTCGGCGGGGACTACCGCGTCATCAACCACACGCAGCTCATCAACGACTTGCTGAACGAGAAGCGCATCAAGCTGTCGCAGGTGATGAACTCGAAGCTGACGTACCACGACCCCTGCTACCTGGGGCGGCACAACGGGGTGTACGACGCGCCGCGCGAGGTGTTGAAGGCCATCCCGGGGCTGGAAGTGGTGGAGATGCAACGCAGCAAGCGCGAGGGCTTCTGCTGCGGCGCCGGTGGCGGACGGATGTGGATGGAGGAGCACATCGGCACGCGCATCAACCACAACCGCATCAACGAGGTGGCGCTGACGCTCCAGCACTCGGCGGATCCGTCCACCCCGTACCCGGATGCGACGGACAAGAAGAAGCCGGGCCAGGTGGGTGACTACAAGGACAAGGGCGGCGCGGGCGTGGTGGCGGTGGCGTGCCCGTTCTGCTCGACGATGTTGAAGGACGCGGTGAACGACACCGGGCGCGAGGAGAACATCCAGGTGAAGGACATCACCGAGTTGGTGGCCGACGCGATGGAGATCCGCCGCAGCCCCGCCACGGTGGCGCCCAGTGCGACGGTGAGCCCCAAGCCCGAGTAGCAGGCAGACACCCGGAGAAGGACCCGCGGGGCCCGCTGGCTCACCTGTGAGCCGCGGGCCCTTCGTGTTGGTGCGAAGCCAGGGGGTCGCAGGTTCAAACCCTGTCGCCCCAATCACCTAAGTAGTCAGAGTCATTCGGTTACGGGCTGGAGATCTTCATGGTCTCTAGCCCGTCTCCATTTTGGGCCTCCTGCTTCGTCTCCTCCAGCATCCGGATGGCCGCTGGCTTGGCTGCGGGCGCAGTTGCATGTAGCGCTGGGTGGTGGTGGAGAGGTTCTGGTGCCCGGCTAGTGCTTTCAGGCTACTTCTCGTCTCTAGAATGTCTCTGGGCCGGAGAGCCATCACTATCAACGGGGAGTCTCTGGTTCATTGGTCCTGCAGTTCGCGGACCGCCCGCAGGCTTCGTGAAAGCACGAGTCGCCCGACTGAGTCGAGCCCTTCGAAACGAAGAAGGCGCCTCCACTCGTCCAACGGACGAAAGCGACGAAGCTCCAAGATGAATGCATTGGTGAAACCGGAGCTGAGAGTTCCCGAGCCGTTAAAGTCAACGACCACTTCTCCCTTCAGTGCCTCGTCTTGCACGCGCATCGCGAGCACTGGGCCGTTCTCGGGGGACAGTCCGCCATCGGCGCCAATTACCTCACGAACCCGTACCTCCGTCAGTCCATTGTCAGTCCCAGACATCGCCATGATCGTCCTTGTCTTCATCTGCACCGGGGCCACGGACCGGTAGGGTGACGACGGCCAGAACTCCCGGGTACTCATTACCGTTCAAGAAGACGCCGACATTCTCGCGACCGTTTAGCAACTCGAACCATGCTCCCTTTGAGCAGAGGAGCATGGAACCGCCATTCGCCAGAACGATGTCCCGAAGGAGTTTGAGCCCTTGGCCGAGGTTGTGAGTCG encodes the following:
- a CDS encoding outer membrane protein assembly factor BamB family protein, producing MGPPSVAGEVLYVVNQSLMRLEARSVADGHLLWQWSPGEGLDDSFKFGSIVAADNLVFVSSAQQVYAIDIEKRSRVWSYPVPGLLSVSASGILYIVRLAEVSGGYLHEGKVVAINLK
- a CDS encoding AAA family ATPase; the protein is MLQLFIRDLGIYTGATFSPKSGVIESVTFNPRVLQAQPFTIDALRYEQDVPGEVLRLAELKVDGYRALEGFGAQLEPLTVIIGANASGKSSLFDLLSFVSFATVNPLPPEVDPRSAGRTLFHMGAPERIALGFLVERGGGRRLHYQVDFRGPVGTSSIASERLSSLRATPEGEQQESFTFLEFKGGKGNVRSPGKLSPEQWSLPRNELALRRTLDPNWLTLNKFREYVASWGFYAGFDVGTTSSIRRPVPTEPEPVLKDNGSNLSAVLAFLQSEHRDRWEELETHLRSAIPTFQSLGVKFKGGPGTTMGVWREEGVRGELTLADLSDGTLKFLCWAALCLSPRKPPLICMDEPELGLHPRVLPVLAGLMRQASEESQLIIATHSPYFLSQFSLEEIAVMKKVEGRAVFARPASNEALRREIEELGSGELARLHINDELEVRS
- a CDS encoding heterodisulfide reductase-related iron-sulfur binding cluster, which translates into the protein MSPIITGLLLTIALSVFVMIMAGRAGVLLAMKGENRLNNIPFRAMQLVRFGLGQKRLVDPEEFTPGLMHVFIYAAFMVLTVRTLMLFTMGFSSTALALLSDMTDPLWDGYGFLQGIYKVFLLVKDVAATLAVLGVGYFFFFRSKVKPDRVTPSWEAYLILGFIGALMVTEFFFGGSHIVAQNASFAWWEPATSVVGMAMKGLPPTVAHVLGVAGYWTHVTIILVFLNFLPVGKHFHIITGLPNVFFQRTTPNGKLGTPNLEKEEFGTATVKDMTWKQGLDLYSCTECGRCQTHCPTYITGKPLTHKAVNQDLKHWLWENERWIEEGYGPNGVKEPLPEIVGSALKPETVWACTSCGWCETACPVFIENIPRLIDMRRYQVQVKAEFPPEIQRVFEGIERQGNPWGLGQDRRDEWAEDLALPTWGDGGGPYEYLFFVGCAGSYDDKQKKVSRALVKILREAGVSFATLSKQEVCNGESARRMGNEYLYQTMAKMNVESWNGLGVKAVITQCPHCFNTIKNEYPEFGGDYRVINHTQLINDLLNEKRIKLSQVMNSKLTYHDPCYLGRHNGVYDAPREVLKAIPGLEVVEMQRSKREGFCCGAGGGRMWMEEHIGTRINHNRINEVALTLQHSADPSTPYPDATDKKKPGQVGDYKDKGGAGVVAVACPFCSTMLKDAVNDTGREENIQVKDITELVADAMEIRRSPATVAPSATVSPKPE
- a CDS encoding nucleoside hydrolase encodes the protein MSSDEGLGESRARQPVVFDMETSDPDDVLALALIADHPAFELVALTVNPGTDAQLGVVTEVLRRVGVGPIPMGSRTPGATREAVSPFHFAWLGHVPPVRAEAVSSEVLAEAFRRFPRAVLLTGAPLHNLRLALKAHPEMRIERWVAQGGFAGDNLVPPAHQLPKFVGRELCESHNFGGDSKGTLLALGAPQIGVRQLVSKNVTHALAWDGAFHALMAPHRTARAGLAVAYDAMSRYQEAHPEGKLLHDPLAAAAVIEPGIFTWSEVEVIHARGQWGARAASGTATFMTTSVDTARVLGVLIGGAQRPPMRQPPPRTE